In Gigantopelta aegis isolate Gae_Host chromosome 14, Gae_host_genome, whole genome shotgun sequence, the following proteins share a genomic window:
- the LOC121388695 gene encoding protein asteroid homolog 1-like: MGVHGFTSYIDSNPHFLQDYRFHDSKLVIDGNNFYYFLYYYCHVRYQFGGDYDQYSKKVKEIFQTLKSCNIEPFVVFDGGYETDGRKLKTTLYRAKERIHLAGLISNGKRGKVLPILAYETFKTTLDLVGIPHVTCDFEADRQLVTLANFWNCPVLSNDSDFFIFNLKAGLIILDYVDFRITYGEDEDTHKTFPYVSSQLFHIEHFVKSVNGVDKSCMPLFATLVGNDFVDATVFEPFFSQLKYCQKSKKNKLIMSKKFSKMVAILHWLKHNHNITDAVESLLAYFSSASKERVQKIITRSIDSYIDPETFESFDLQKYFEGDSRAEAALYTDTCKAYNGTSLPTWFVQSLRCGDCCGFYIQNSIVLHRIVQQTQVEDLRQPSTYVRSERIRKVMYGILLKEDVSSLEEQSLTVKAQAVEEYVRERKHLKKTLVDPVMELPEYGKLPGVSDIPHCSLTRKRQILTESLSLSVDFVNLFSHDLQLIMASVIFWLNNAEPKVTRHHLDAVFVCIIFLHVKARLESSRSGGCLSLLPTSQGNQDETHESKKNGHCDVSEPVSQLSVSESCDVATEKELVMVCNNLSKHHREMQKVTNTNPIEPQITHGFSQLQACLLDTIHLNQVLQYPFSKPCLTKLLNCTFLYNFCRDLHTRVDANHCIQGMLIKGSPLADLFTKMQTAILGAISAEFFQDSASKRKKTARKREKKKAGTVTASDLVDDADDNVNTDSDPMYDVIADCDLNNKFSALLLDNDVY, translated from the coding sequence ATGGGCGTTCATGGGTTCACATCATACATTGACAGCAATCCTCACTTCCTCCAAGACTACCGTTTCCATGACAGTAAACTAGTGATAGATGGGAACAACTTCTATTACTTTTTatactactattgccatgtgaGGTATCAGTTCGGTGGGGATTATGACCAGTATTCCAAAAAGGTCAAAGAGATTTTTCAGACATTGAAATCATGTAACATTGAACCTTTCGTTGTGTTTGATGGTGGGTATGAAACTGATGGAAGAAAGCTAAAAACCACCCTTTACAGAGCAAAAGAAAGAATTCACCTTGCTGGATTGATTTCCAATGGAAAACGTGGGAAAGTCCTTCCCATTCTTGCGTACGAAACCTTCAAGACGACACTAGACTTGGTGGGAATTCCTCACGTGACATGTGACTTTGAAGCTGATCGACAACTGGTTACTTTAGCCAATTTTTGGAACTGTCCAGTCCTCAGTAACGACAGTGATTTTTTCATCTTCAATTTGAAAGCTGGGCTTATCATTTTAGACTACGTGGACTTCAGAATAACCTATGGTGAAGATGAAGACACGCACAAAACATTTCCATATGTATCTTCCCAGTTGTTTCACATCGAGCATTTTGTTAAAAGTGTCAACGGTGTTGATAAGTCATGCATGCCTCTTTTTGCAACTTTGGTGGGAAACGACTTTGTTGATGCCACAGTCTTTGAACCTTTCTTCTCTCAGCTTAAATATTGCCAGAAATCTAAAAAGAATAAACTGATAATGTCCAAGAAGTTTTCTAAAATGGTTGCCATTTTACATTGGCTGAAGCACAACCACAACATAACTGATGCTGTTGAATCCCTTCTTGCATACTTCAGCTCTGCAAGTAAAGAACGTGTTCAAAAGATAATAACCAGGTCTATAGATTCTTACATTGATCCCGAAACCTTTGAATCATTTGACCTTCAGAAGTATTTTGAAGGTGACTCAAGAGCAGAAGCTGCTCTGTACACTGATACATGCAAGGCATATAATGGAACATCACTTCCTACTTGGTTTGTCCAGTCTCTCAGGTGTGGAGATTGTTGTGGATTCTACATACAGAACTCCATAGTTCTGCATCGAATTGTCCAGCAGACCCAGGTTGAAGACCTGAGACAGCCCTCGACATATGTTAGGTCTGAGAGGATCAGGAAGGTGATGTATGGTATTCTGTTAAAGGAAGATGTTTCGTCACTCGAAGAGCAAAGTCTAACGGTTAAAGCCCAGGCTGTTGAGGAATATGTGAGAGAGCGCAAACATTTGAAGAAGACCCTTGTTGACCCAGTAATGGAATTGCCAGAGTATGGGAAACTCCCAGGAGTGAGTGACATTCCACACTGCTCACTAACACGTAAAAGGCAAATTCTTACTGAAAGTTTGTCATTGAGTGTGGACTTTGTTAATCTCTTTTCTCATGACCTGCAGCTAATCATGGCATCTGTTATTTTCTGGCTTAATAATGCTGAACCTAAGGTGACAAGGCATCATTTAGATGCTGTCTTTGTTTGCATCATATTTCTCCATGTCAAAGCCAGACTTGAAAGCAGTCGTTCTGGGGGGTGCTTGTCATTGCTGCCTACTAGTCAAGGAAACCAAGATGAAACGCATGAAAGTAAGAAAAATGGACATTGTGATGTTTCGGAACCTGTGAGCCAATTGAGTGTTTCAGAAAGCTGTGATGTTGCTACAGAAAAGGAACTGGTCATGGTGTGCAATAACCTTTCCAAACACCACCGGGAGATGCAGAAAGTAACGAATACGAATCCAATTGAGCCTCAGATTACTCATGGGTTTTCACAACTCCAGGCTTGCCTCTTGGACACAATCCATCTGAATCAGGTCTTACAGTATCCCTTTTCAAAACCCTGTCTGACAAAGCTTTTGAACTGCACCTTTTTGTACAACTTCTGTAGAGATCTTCATACCAGGGTAGATGCGAACCACTGCATACAAGGGATGTTGATAAAAGGTTCTCCTCTTGCCGACTTGTTCACCAAAATGCAGACGGCCATTTTAGGAGCAATTTCTGCAGAGTTCTTCCAAGATTCAGCGAGTAAGAGAAAGAAAACAGCAAGGAAGcgtgaaaaaaagaaagctgGAACAGTTACAGCTTCTGACTTGGTggatgatgctgatgataatgTGAACACAGACAGTGACCCTATGTATGATGTTATTGCTGACTGTGATCTTAACAATAAATTCAGTGCTCTGCTCCTGGATAATGATGTATATTAA